A single genomic interval of Terriglobales bacterium harbors:
- the rpsC gene encoding 30S ribosomal protein S3, translating to MGQKVHPYGFRLGYTKPWKSRWFVERDYDKLLLEDLKLKAELKDKLKSAGVSSIEIERPGNKLRIIIRTARPGIIIGRKGAEIDKLKIDLQKRTNRDVYIDIQEVHKPELDAQLVAESIALQLEKRVGFRRAMRKAVDSALRFGCKGIKVRVGGRLNGNEIARSEWYLQGRLPLHTLRADIDYGLAEAKTTYGVIGVKCWIYRGEILAQKRREPQQAAAPSF from the coding sequence ATGGGACAAAAAGTCCATCCATATGGATTCCGGCTCGGCTACACCAAGCCGTGGAAGTCGCGGTGGTTTGTGGAGCGCGACTACGACAAGCTGTTGCTGGAAGACCTAAAACTCAAAGCCGAGCTCAAGGACAAGCTAAAGTCGGCGGGGGTGAGCTCAATCGAGATCGAGCGCCCGGGCAACAAGCTGCGGATCATTATTCGTACCGCGCGGCCGGGAATCATTATTGGGCGCAAGGGCGCCGAGATTGACAAGCTGAAGATTGATCTGCAGAAGCGCACCAACCGTGATGTTTACATTGACATTCAGGAAGTGCACAAGCCGGAACTGGACGCGCAATTGGTCGCGGAGTCCATCGCACTGCAGTTGGAAAAGCGCGTGGGCTTCCGCCGCGCGATGCGCAAGGCTGTAGATTCGGCGCTGCGCTTCGGTTGCAAGGGAATCAAGGTGCGGGTAGGCGGACGTTTGAACGGAAATGAAATCGCGCGCTCGGAGTGGTACCTCCAGGGCCGGCTGCCGCTGCACACGCTGCGGGCTGATATTGACTACGGCCTTGCTGAAGCAAAGACCACGTATGGAGTCATTGGGGTGAAGTGCTGGATTTATCGCGGTGAGATTCTGGCGCAAAAGCGGCGCGAACCGCAGCAGGCTGCCGCACCCAGCTTCTGA
- the rplV gene encoding 50S ribosomal protein L22, which produces MEFRAEARYMRVSPQKARLVLDLIKGRRVEEAMNTLAFTKKRVAGTVEKLLRSAVQNANYLSQEKGMDVDVDNLFVLRAVANDGPRAKRIRPAPMGRAYRYQRRMAHIEIALAERNAGREGTATVVGEEGVTAKPARTAGKTAGKAKVKAKASKKSAAGKKTAKARS; this is translated from the coding sequence ATGGAATTCAGAGCTGAAGCCCGGTACATGCGAGTCTCGCCGCAGAAGGCGCGCCTGGTGCTGGATTTGATCAAGGGCCGCCGCGTGGAAGAGGCCATGAATACTCTGGCCTTCACCAAGAAGCGGGTAGCGGGCACGGTGGAGAAGTTGCTGCGTTCAGCAGTCCAGAACGCCAATTACCTGAGCCAGGAAAAAGGCATGGACGTGGATGTGGACAACCTGTTCGTTTTGCGCGCGGTAGCCAATGATGGCCCGCGAGCGAAGCGGATTCGTCCCGCTCCCATGGGTCGCGCCTATCGGTACCAACGCCGCATGGCGCACATTGAGATCGCGTTGGCGGAGCGCAATGCGGGTCGCGAGGGCACTGCCACAGTGGTCGGTGAAGAGGGCGTGACCGCGAAACCGGCCCGCACAGCAGGCAAGACTGCGGGGAAGGCCAAAGTGAAAGCCAAGGCCAGCAAGAAATCCGCCGCCGGCAAGAAGACGGCAAAGGCAAGATCGTAG